In Opitutaceae bacterium TAV5, one genomic interval encodes:
- a CDS encoding LysR family transcriptional regulator — MITTLDSRQLLAFATLARRGSFTQAARELSLTQSAISHAIKALERDVGTPLFDRVGKKARLTQAGEGLVVYTERILRDMTDARTSIEELQDWGHGRLRVGTSTTACQLILPTVLREFRQSFPKCPIKIEPGDHPRQLELLRSNQVDLALTLAPAGPAPDLEFRPLFQDELRFLVSPLHRWAAARRAPLAEVAAETLVLYNKGSSTFRLIEEYFREEGVEPRNFIELGSMEAIKEIVKTGLGAGVLAPWIAREELRSRSLIDLPLGRRPLRRRWGVLYLKGRKLPLAEETFAGLCEAVTEDSKFRMSPHETVPESSSSEAESATSRER; from the coding sequence ATGATCACCACGCTCGACAGCCGCCAGTTGCTCGCCTTCGCCACGCTCGCGCGGCGCGGCAGCTTCACGCAGGCGGCGCGCGAGCTTTCGTTGACGCAGTCCGCCATCAGCCATGCGATCAAGGCGCTCGAGCGCGACGTCGGCACGCCGCTTTTTGATCGCGTGGGCAAAAAGGCCCGGCTCACCCAGGCAGGCGAAGGACTCGTCGTTTACACGGAGCGTATCCTGCGCGACATGACAGACGCGCGTACCAGCATCGAGGAGTTGCAGGACTGGGGCCACGGCCGGCTGCGCGTCGGCACCAGCACGACGGCCTGCCAGCTCATCCTGCCGACGGTGCTGCGCGAGTTTCGGCAAAGTTTTCCGAAGTGTCCGATCAAGATCGAGCCGGGCGACCATCCCCGGCAACTCGAACTGCTGCGGAGCAACCAGGTGGACCTCGCCCTCACGCTGGCTCCGGCCGGCCCCGCGCCCGACCTCGAATTCCGTCCGCTCTTCCAGGACGAGTTGCGTTTCCTCGTGTCGCCTCTGCACCGCTGGGCTGCCGCGCGGCGGGCCCCGCTGGCCGAAGTGGCCGCCGAGACGCTCGTGCTTTACAACAAGGGAAGCTCCACGTTTCGGCTGATCGAGGAGTATTTCCGCGAGGAAGGCGTGGAGCCGCGCAATTTCATCGAGCTGGGCAGCATGGAGGCGATCAAGGAGATCGTGAAAACGGGACTCGGCGCCGGCGTGCTCGCTCCGTGGATCGCGCGCGAGGAGTTGCGCAGCCGTTCGCTGATCGATCTCCCGCTGGGCCGCCGCCCGCTGCGCCGTCGCTGGGGCGTGTTGTACCTGAAAGGCCGCAAACTCCCCCTCGCGGAAGAAACCTTTGCGGGCCTGTGCGAGGCCGTCACCGAGGACAGCAAATTCCGGATGAGTCCGCACGAAACCGTTCCGGAATCATCCTCTTCGGAAGCCGAAAGCGCGACATCCCGAGAGAGGTAA
- a CDS encoding multidrug transporter (member of the SMR family of proton-dependent drug efflux transporters; quaternary ammonium compound efflux pump; confers resistance to cetylpyridinium, cetyldimethylethyl ammonium and cetrimide cations), with protein MPWILLLLAGFFEIVWAVGLKFTDGFTRLWPTAGTIAALIISIVLLGSAAKSLPIGTAYAVWTGIGAVGSVLCGIVFLGDPATAMRLVCAGLILSGVIGLKLA; from the coding sequence ATGCCTTGGATTCTTCTTCTTCTTGCAGGTTTCTTCGAAATCGTTTGGGCGGTCGGCCTCAAGTTTACCGACGGGTTCACCCGTTTATGGCCAACTGCCGGCACTATAGCCGCGCTCATTATCAGTATCGTTCTCCTCGGTTCTGCGGCGAAATCTCTCCCGATCGGCACCGCCTATGCCGTCTGGACTGGCATCGGGGCCGTCGGCTCCGTGCTCTGTGGCATTGTATTTCTTGGCGATCCGGCCACGGCCATGCGCCTGGTATGTGCAGGTCTTATTCTTTCCGGAGTCATCGGCCTCAAGCTCGCCTGA
- a CDS encoding glucan biosynthesis protein D: MKRREFLKTSGLGLAGLPFLKLSAAAAGAPPAPSADSGTRHIGKAQPFSYAWLKGHARTLAGAAWRPPEERLPDSVKALDWDQYQSIGYRDDHALWSGTDAKFRLKFFHLGLFTHHAVHLYDLRDGVAQEIAYDPAMFDYGKSGLDGAALPPDLGFAGFRLNFHTDWQRDVAAFLGASYFRAVGAEMQYGLSARGLAIDCGMDRPEEFPRFTSFWFEPPAGDSGKVTVYALLDSPSVTGAYRFDITPGGTLVMDLDAALYPRTEIERTGIAPLTSMYQCGSNDRRMANDWRPQIHDSDGLALWTGAGEWIWRPLTNPATLRFNAYADENPRGFGLLQRDRNFDHYQDDGVFYDRRPSLWVEPRGDWGKGSVQLVEIPTEDETFDNIVAFWNPATPPKAGEELLFGYRLHWGTVMPVSSPLATVVQTRTGIGGVVGRKRTYESWRFVIDFAGGSLPMLGKDVRVEPAITTSHGEIEITSARPLASINGYRAMFDLKSVENVGEPVNLRLYLHADGLPLSETWLYQWSRPA; encoded by the coding sequence ATGAAACGTCGCGAATTTCTGAAAACATCCGGCCTGGGTCTTGCCGGCCTTCCCTTTCTCAAGCTTTCCGCCGCGGCGGCCGGTGCGCCGCCGGCTCCGTCCGCCGACTCCGGGACCCGGCACATCGGGAAGGCACAGCCCTTCAGTTACGCCTGGCTCAAGGGCCATGCCCGCACCCTCGCCGGCGCTGCCTGGCGTCCTCCGGAGGAGCGGCTTCCGGACAGCGTGAAGGCCCTCGACTGGGACCAGTACCAGTCCATCGGTTATCGCGACGACCATGCGCTCTGGAGTGGCACCGATGCGAAGTTTCGCCTGAAGTTTTTCCACCTCGGCCTGTTCACGCACCATGCCGTGCATCTCTACGATCTGCGTGACGGGGTGGCTCAGGAAATTGCCTACGACCCGGCGATGTTCGACTACGGCAAGAGCGGACTCGACGGAGCCGCCTTGCCGCCGGACCTCGGTTTTGCCGGCTTCCGCCTCAATTTTCATACCGACTGGCAACGCGACGTCGCCGCTTTCCTCGGCGCGAGTTATTTCCGGGCGGTGGGGGCGGAGATGCAATACGGACTTTCAGCCCGCGGCCTCGCCATCGATTGCGGCATGGACCGTCCGGAGGAGTTTCCCCGCTTCACGTCCTTCTGGTTCGAGCCTCCCGCCGGCGATTCGGGCAAGGTGACGGTTTATGCCCTGCTCGATTCGCCGAGTGTGACCGGGGCGTATCGTTTCGACATCACACCCGGCGGCACGCTCGTCATGGACCTCGACGCCGCGCTCTATCCGCGCACGGAGATCGAGCGCACCGGCATCGCTCCCCTCACCAGCATGTACCAGTGCGGCTCCAACGACCGTCGCATGGCCAACGACTGGCGCCCGCAGATTCACGATTCCGACGGGCTCGCCTTGTGGACCGGCGCGGGCGAGTGGATCTGGCGTCCGTTGACCAATCCCGCGACGCTGCGGTTCAACGCTTATGCGGACGAGAACCCGCGCGGTTTCGGCCTGCTCCAGCGCGATCGCAATTTCGACCACTACCAGGACGACGGTGTTTTTTACGACCGCCGCCCCAGTCTCTGGGTCGAGCCGCGGGGCGACTGGGGCAAGGGCTCCGTCCAGCTCGTCGAGATTCCCACGGAAGACGAAACCTTCGACAACATCGTCGCCTTCTGGAATCCCGCCACCCCGCCGAAGGCCGGCGAGGAGCTGTTGTTCGGTTACCGCCTCCACTGGGGTACGGTCATGCCGGTGAGCAGCCCTCTGGCGACCGTGGTGCAGACGCGGACAGGCATCGGCGGCGTTGTCGGTCGCAAGCGCACCTACGAATCGTGGCGGTTCGTGATCGATTTTGCGGGAGGCTCGCTGCCCATGCTGGGCAAGGATGTCAGGGTCGAGCCGGCCATCACCACCTCGCATGGCGAAATCGAGATCACCTCGGCGCGTCCGCTCGCGTCGATCAACGGCTACCGCGCCATGTTTGACCTGAAGTCCGTCGAAAACGTCGGCGAACCGGTCAACCTGCGCCTTTACCTGCATGCCGACGGCCTGCCGCTCAGCGAAACCTGGCTCTACCAGTGGAGCCGGCCGGCGTAG
- a CDS encoding sulfurtransferase encodes MSRFRQLIDDTRTRIREIGTADLAALLAGSPPPVLLDVRETDEFAKGHLPGARHVSRGVLEGNIEDIVPDPATPVVLYCASGNRSALAADNLQRMGYRDVVSLAGGYKAWVAEKR; translated from the coding sequence ATGTCCCGCTTCCGGCAACTCATCGACGACACCAGAACCCGCATTCGTGAAATCGGCACTGCCGACCTTGCCGCGCTCCTTGCCGGATCGCCGCCGCCGGTGCTGCTCGACGTCCGCGAGACCGACGAGTTTGCCAAGGGGCACCTCCCGGGGGCGCGCCATGTGTCACGCGGCGTGCTGGAGGGCAACATCGAGGACATCGTGCCGGACCCGGCAACTCCGGTGGTGCTCTACTGTGCTTCGGGCAACCGTTCGGCTCTGGCGGCCGACAATCTCCAGCGGATGGGCTACCGCGATGTGGTCTCGCTCGCCGGCGGTTACAAGGCCTGGGTGGCGGAGAAGCGCTGA
- a CDS encoding FAD-dependent oxidoreductase, translated as MSTTTTPPRIVIIGGGLSGTLVAVQIMRHAPQGTRITLIERHPPIGRGVAFGSDYCCHILNVKAARMSAFPDEPDHFLNWARERAGRVGYPEQIGPDDYLPRRLYGDYIGWVFAEARQRFKEHLTVKTVAGEAIDIEELPQGGVRVYLEDDRSFEADRVVLAIGNLPGEYPVRRSQRFLHGRRYVHIPWTEGVLEGIDRDDNVLLVGAGLTANDIILQLADLGHRGVVHALSRRGLRPRAHRPYKPVNLKLDIAEIPTVRAAVRRMREEIARATAAGDDWRAVIDALRPHTQALWRSWSWEERGRFLRHVRPFWEVQRHRIAPEAAQEIDRLAAIGRVRFWAGRIVLLEETENGANVEFRRRDTGVIVGLRVAKVINCTGPRTDYSKYQHPLLINLLARGLIDHDPLALGLNALPDGEVLRYRNGPTGWLFTIGAPLKGVLWESTAVPEIRQQAVILAHRLVASGA; from the coding sequence ATGAGCACCACGACCACACCACCACGCATCGTCATCATCGGCGGCGGCCTTTCCGGCACGCTCGTCGCCGTCCAGATCATGCGCCACGCCCCGCAGGGCACGCGCATCACGCTGATCGAGCGACATCCTCCGATCGGCCGCGGCGTGGCTTTCGGGTCGGATTACTGTTGCCACATCCTCAACGTGAAAGCCGCGCGCATGAGCGCCTTCCCCGACGAGCCCGACCATTTCCTGAACTGGGCCCGGGAACGTGCCGGTCGCGTCGGTTACCCCGAGCAGATCGGCCCCGACGACTATCTGCCCCGCCGCCTCTACGGCGATTACATCGGCTGGGTTTTCGCCGAAGCCCGGCAACGCTTCAAGGAGCACCTCACCGTGAAAACCGTCGCCGGCGAGGCCATCGACATCGAGGAGCTCCCGCAGGGCGGCGTCCGTGTGTATCTCGAAGACGACCGTTCCTTCGAGGCCGACCGCGTGGTCCTTGCCATCGGCAACCTTCCCGGCGAGTACCCGGTGCGCCGTTCCCAGCGTTTTCTCCACGGCCGTCGCTACGTCCATATTCCCTGGACCGAGGGTGTGCTTGAAGGCATCGATCGCGATGACAACGTGCTGCTCGTCGGCGCCGGCCTCACGGCCAACGACATCATCCTGCAACTCGCCGATCTCGGCCATCGCGGCGTGGTTCACGCGCTTTCGCGCCGCGGGCTCCGGCCCCGGGCGCATCGCCCGTACAAGCCGGTGAATCTCAAACTCGATATCGCGGAGATCCCGACCGTCCGCGCCGCCGTTCGCCGCATGCGCGAGGAAATCGCGCGGGCCACGGCGGCCGGCGACGACTGGCGCGCGGTCATCGACGCGCTGCGTCCGCACACGCAGGCGCTCTGGCGCTCCTGGAGCTGGGAGGAGCGCGGCCGTTTCCTGCGCCATGTGCGTCCGTTCTGGGAAGTGCAACGCCACCGGATCGCGCCGGAGGCCGCCCAGGAAATCGACCGGCTCGCCGCCATCGGTCGCGTGCGGTTCTGGGCCGGTCGCATCGTGCTTCTCGAAGAGACCGAAAACGGCGCCAACGTGGAATTCCGCCGCCGCGACACCGGCGTGATTGTCGGCCTCAGGGTGGCGAAAGTCATCAACTGCACCGGTCCGCGCACGGATTATTCCAAGTACCAGCACCCGCTGCTCATCAACCTGCTCGCCCGCGGCCTCATCGATCATGATCCGCTCGCGCTCGGCCTGAATGCGCTGCCGGACGGCGAGGTGTTGCGTTACCGCAACGGACCCACCGGCTGGCTCTTCACCATCGGCGCACCGCTCAAGGGCGTGCTTTGGGAATCGACCGCCGTCCCGGAAATCCGCCAGCAGGCCGTGATCCTCGCCCATCGACTGGTCGCTTCCGGGGCATGA
- the cysW gene encoding sulfate/thiosulfate transporter permease subunit (Part of the ABC transporter complex cysAWTP involved in sulfate/thiosulfate import) produces MSASTHNTTRVPIWNHPGRIALVLAGAGAATLLILLPLFAVFWYALRDGWDAYIGYITDAATVHAIGLTLLAALVAVPVNTAFGITAAWAVSKFEFPGRRLLISLIELPLSISPIVIGVAYLFVFGMQGLFGEWLMDHDIRLVFSVPAIVIVTTIVTMPFVFREVLPLMQSQGTSEEQAAITLGASGWQTFRKVTLPNIKWALIYGVSLAFARCLGEFGSVAVVSGAVRGETNTMTLQIQLLFDDRVQTGAFAVASILTSLALVTLIIKTWVERREARRLADGASGSPSG; encoded by the coding sequence ATGTCGGCCTCCACCCATAACACCACGCGCGTCCCGATCTGGAATCACCCCGGTCGCATCGCGCTCGTGCTGGCCGGCGCCGGCGCGGCCACGCTGTTGATCCTGCTGCCGCTTTTCGCCGTATTCTGGTATGCGCTACGCGACGGGTGGGATGCCTACATCGGCTACATCACCGATGCCGCCACCGTCCACGCCATCGGGCTGACGCTGCTCGCCGCGCTGGTGGCGGTGCCGGTCAACACGGCGTTCGGCATCACCGCGGCGTGGGCGGTTTCGAAGTTCGAGTTTCCCGGGCGCCGGCTCCTCATCAGCCTCATCGAGCTGCCGCTTTCGATCTCACCTATCGTGATCGGCGTCGCCTACCTGTTCGTTTTCGGCATGCAGGGGCTTTTCGGCGAGTGGCTCATGGATCACGATATCCGCCTCGTGTTTTCCGTCCCGGCCATCGTCATCGTCACGACCATCGTCACGATGCCCTTTGTTTTTCGCGAAGTGCTCCCGCTCATGCAGAGCCAGGGCACGAGCGAGGAACAGGCCGCGATCACGCTCGGGGCCAGCGGCTGGCAGACCTTTCGCAAGGTCACGCTGCCCAACATCAAGTGGGCGCTCATCTACGGCGTGTCGCTGGCGTTTGCCCGCTGCCTGGGAGAATTCGGCTCCGTCGCCGTGGTCTCCGGCGCCGTCCGCGGCGAGACCAACACCATGACGCTGCAAATCCAGCTCCTCTTCGACGACCGCGTGCAGACCGGCGCTTTCGCGGTCGCTTCCATCCTCACCTCGCTGGCGCTCGTGACCCTGATCATCAAGACGTGGGTCGAGCGTCGCGAAGCCCGCCGCCTGGCTGACGGAGCTTCCGGATCACCCTCAGGCTGA
- a CDS encoding sulfate/thiosulfate transporter subunit has translation MGAPATTPPAAPASDDPATARPPTTPRRLLPGFGLTLGSTLLFLGLATLLPLGALVLKSTELSWSDYWMHVTDSRALATYRITLTSAFLATLINVVLGVLVAWILVRYDFPGRRFLDAAVDLPFALPTAVAGLSLATLLAPNGLIGQLFSPFGIKLAYALPGMVAAMAFTSFPFVTRTVQPVLADLDPQLEEAATVLGAGPVTTFRRVILPAILPATLAGTTLALVRSLGEFGAVVFIAGNLPFRTEITSLLIYTRVAEHDYEAAAALATVVLGSALAVLVVMNIIQSRLYRRLHG, from the coding sequence ATGGGCGCACCCGCTACCACACCTCCCGCCGCTCCCGCTTCCGACGATCCGGCCACGGCACGTCCGCCCACCACGCCGCGGCGTCTCCTTCCCGGTTTCGGGCTCACGCTCGGCAGCACGCTTCTGTTCCTCGGCCTCGCCACGCTGCTCCCGCTCGGCGCGCTCGTCCTGAAGTCCACCGAACTTTCGTGGTCCGACTACTGGATGCACGTCACGGATTCCCGCGCGCTCGCCACCTATCGCATCACGCTCACTTCGGCCTTCCTGGCCACACTCATCAACGTCGTCCTCGGCGTCCTCGTGGCGTGGATACTCGTCCGCTACGACTTTCCCGGCCGCCGTTTTCTCGATGCCGCCGTCGATCTTCCGTTCGCGCTCCCCACGGCGGTGGCCGGTCTCAGCCTCGCCACCTTGCTCGCGCCCAACGGCCTCATCGGGCAACTGTTTTCCCCCTTCGGCATCAAGCTCGCCTACGCGCTTCCCGGCATGGTGGCGGCGATGGCGTTCACCAGTTTCCCCTTTGTCACGCGCACGGTGCAACCTGTCCTCGCCGATCTCGATCCGCAACTCGAGGAGGCCGCCACGGTTCTTGGCGCCGGTCCCGTCACCACATTCCGGCGTGTGATCCTGCCGGCCATCCTCCCGGCCACCCTGGCCGGCACCACGCTCGCGCTCGTGCGCAGCCTCGGCGAGTTCGGAGCCGTGGTTTTCATCGCGGGCAATCTCCCGTTCCGCACCGAGATCACCTCGCTCCTCATCTACACCCGCGTGGCCGAGCACGACTACGAGGCCGCCGCCGCCCTCGCCACGGTCGTCCTCGGGTCCGCCCTGGCCGTGCTCGTGGTGATGAACATCATCCAGAGCCGGCTCTACCGGAGGCTGCACGGATGA
- a CDS encoding thiosulfate transporter subunit, which produces MKTPRTLFAGLLALAGLALLAPATTARAQQEILNTSYDISRELFADVNKEFVPYWKNKTGQDVTVKQSHAGSSKQARSILEGLQADVVTFNTFTDVQLLADKSFVAKDWTEKFPYSASPFYSVHSILVRAGNPKGIKDWDDLARPGVTIVQVNPKLGGNGRYAVLAYYAYGLHANNGDHDKARAFLKAVLANVVVFESGGRSATTTFTDREIGDVLVNFESETLSLSSGDSSKFQAVTPSVSVLSEFPVAVVDKVANKRGTAALAKGYLDFLYTPEAQEVIARNFYRPRDEAVAARHVAQLQPVKALEVGPVFGGWEKAAKDFFANGALVDTLLKEIAAGK; this is translated from the coding sequence ATGAAAACACCACGCACCCTGTTCGCCGGCCTGCTCGCGCTTGCCGGACTCGCCCTCCTCGCGCCCGCCACCACGGCCCGCGCCCAGCAGGAGATTCTCAACACCTCCTACGATATTTCGCGCGAACTCTTCGCCGATGTGAACAAGGAGTTCGTCCCGTACTGGAAAAACAAAACCGGGCAGGACGTCACCGTGAAACAATCGCATGCCGGCTCCTCGAAGCAGGCCCGCTCCATCCTCGAAGGACTCCAGGCCGACGTCGTGACCTTCAACACCTTCACCGATGTGCAGCTCCTCGCCGACAAGAGTTTCGTGGCGAAAGACTGGACGGAAAAATTCCCGTACAGCGCCTCGCCGTTTTACTCCGTCCACTCGATTCTCGTGCGCGCCGGCAACCCGAAGGGCATCAAGGACTGGGACGACCTCGCCCGGCCCGGCGTCACCATCGTGCAGGTCAACCCCAAGCTCGGCGGCAACGGCCGCTACGCCGTCCTCGCGTACTACGCTTACGGACTGCACGCCAACAACGGCGACCACGACAAGGCCCGCGCCTTCCTCAAGGCCGTCCTTGCCAATGTGGTCGTGTTCGAATCCGGCGGCCGCAGCGCCACGACCACGTTCACCGATCGCGAAATCGGCGACGTGCTCGTCAACTTCGAATCCGAGACGCTTTCGCTCTCCAGCGGCGACAGCAGCAAATTCCAGGCGGTGACGCCGAGCGTGAGCGTCCTCTCCGAATTCCCGGTGGCCGTCGTGGACAAGGTGGCGAACAAGCGCGGCACCGCGGCGCTCGCCAAAGGTTATCTCGATTTTCTCTACACGCCCGAAGCGCAGGAAGTGATCGCCCGCAACTTCTACCGCCCGCGCGACGAGGCTGTCGCCGCCCGCCATGTCGCGCAGCTCCAGCCCGTCAAGGCGCTCGAAGTCGGCCCCGTCTTCGGCGGCTGGGAAAAAGCAGCGAAAGACTTTTTCGCCAACGGCGCCCTCGTCGACACCCTGCTCAAGGAAATCGCCGCCGGGAAGTAA
- a CDS encoding sulfate ABC transporter — MSITANKIKKTFGNYTALEGVDLKVPAGKLVALLGPSGSGKTTLLRIIAGLEYADSDSGRILFHGEDVTDVPAGKRGVGFVFQHYALFRHMTVAENVAFGLKIKKGKERPSKEQTEARVHELLTLVQLGGLDRRYPAQLSGGQRQRVALARALAVNPKVLLLDEPFGALDAKVRKELRRWLRQFHDEIGLTTVFVTHDQEEALEIADEVVVMNNARVEQVGTPQEVYDHPQSPFVYQFLGNVNRLQLPWSGLNSSDGGTLSPFTDEKARVAFVRPHELEIEHFQVGRQGEPARVRAIQAAGPVARVTLVRGANEYIDVELSRQRLDELNLALEDTVLLRVRRSRTFAQDYSI; from the coding sequence ATGAGTATCACCGCAAACAAGATCAAAAAAACCTTCGGCAACTACACCGCGCTCGAAGGCGTGGACCTGAAAGTCCCCGCCGGCAAGCTCGTGGCGCTCCTCGGCCCCTCCGGCTCCGGCAAGACGACGCTGTTGCGCATCATTGCCGGCCTCGAATATGCGGATTCCGACAGCGGTCGCATCCTCTTTCACGGAGAAGACGTCACCGATGTGCCCGCCGGCAAGCGCGGCGTCGGTTTTGTGTTCCAGCATTATGCGCTCTTCCGCCACATGACCGTGGCCGAGAACGTCGCCTTCGGACTCAAGATCAAGAAAGGCAAGGAGCGCCCGTCGAAGGAGCAGACCGAGGCCCGCGTTCACGAACTCCTCACCCTCGTGCAGCTTGGCGGGCTCGACCGCCGTTACCCGGCGCAGCTTTCCGGCGGACAGCGCCAGCGTGTCGCCCTCGCCCGCGCCCTCGCCGTCAACCCGAAGGTGCTCCTGCTCGACGAGCCCTTCGGCGCGCTCGACGCCAAGGTCCGCAAGGAGCTCCGCCGCTGGCTCCGCCAGTTCCACGACGAGATCGGGCTCACCACCGTCTTCGTCACGCACGACCAGGAAGAGGCGCTCGAAATCGCCGACGAGGTCGTCGTCATGAACAACGCCCGGGTCGAGCAGGTCGGCACCCCGCAGGAGGTTTACGACCACCCGCAATCGCCGTTCGTTTACCAGTTTCTCGGCAACGTCAACCGCCTGCAACTCCCGTGGAGCGGACTCAACAGCAGCGACGGCGGCACGCTCTCGCCGTTTACCGACGAGAAGGCGCGCGTCGCCTTCGTGCGCCCGCACGAACTCGAGATCGAGCACTTCCAGGTCGGCCGCCAGGGCGAGCCCGCGCGCGTCCGCGCCATCCAGGCCGCTGGTCCCGTTGCCCGGGTCACGCTCGTGCGCGGCGCCAACGAATACATCGATGTCGAGCTCAGCCGCCAGCGGCTCGATGAACTCAACCTCGCGCTCGAGGACACCGTTCTCCTGCGTGTCCGCCGGAGCCGGACTTTTGCCCAGGATTATTCGATCTGA
- a CDS encoding sulfate ABC transporter permease: protein MASAATSLSSHASGALAAASRRTTQDSRWVRWTLTTIALLFLGGFLVLPLVSVFAESFRKAIEVFFETIPDGTGFWEKVRSLPQAAGIGATEYVQPFKDPDAFSAFKLTLIAAGISVPANLVFGVAASWAIAKFNFPGKSILITLIDLPFAVSPVIAGLIYVLVFGLQGWFPPESQAAFFAPVAGIVQRVADVPGLGWLFGGLAGWLANPQVIFATPGIVLATIFVTFPFVARELIPLMQAQGNDEEYAAITLGANGWQTFWHVTRPNIKWGLFYGIILCNARAMGEFGAVSVVSGHIRGETNTLPLHVEIMYNEYQFVGAFAVASVLALLAIVTLVLKSFVEWRFSENR from the coding sequence ATGGCTTCCGCCGCCACATCCCTTTCCTCCCACGCCTCCGGCGCTCTCGCTGCCGCGAGCCGGCGCACCACGCAGGATTCCCGCTGGGTGCGCTGGACTCTCACGACCATCGCGCTGCTGTTCCTCGGCGGGTTTCTTGTGCTCCCGCTCGTCTCTGTTTTTGCGGAATCATTTCGCAAAGCCATCGAAGTATTTTTCGAGACCATTCCCGACGGGACGGGTTTTTGGGAAAAAGTGCGCTCGCTGCCGCAAGCGGCCGGCATCGGCGCGACCGAATATGTGCAACCCTTCAAAGACCCCGACGCGTTTTCCGCGTTCAAACTCACGCTCATTGCCGCCGGCATCTCGGTGCCGGCCAATCTCGTCTTTGGCGTGGCCGCGTCCTGGGCGATCGCCAAATTCAATTTCCCGGGGAAAAGCATCCTCATCACGCTGATCGACCTGCCGTTTGCCGTCTCGCCCGTCATCGCCGGCCTCATCTACGTGCTCGTTTTCGGCCTGCAAGGCTGGTTCCCGCCCGAGTCCCAGGCCGCCTTTTTCGCTCCTGTCGCGGGCATCGTCCAGCGGGTCGCCGACGTGCCCGGTCTCGGCTGGCTCTTCGGCGGCCTCGCCGGCTGGCTCGCCAATCCGCAGGTCATCTTCGCCACGCCCGGCATCGTCCTCGCCACGATTTTTGTGACGTTCCCCTTTGTCGCCCGTGAGCTCATCCCGCTGATGCAGGCGCAGGGCAACGACGAGGAATATGCCGCCATCACGCTCGGCGCCAACGGCTGGCAAACATTCTGGCACGTCACCCGGCCCAACATCAAGTGGGGCCTCTTTTACGGCATCATCCTCTGCAACGCCCGCGCGATGGGCGAATTCGGCGCCGTATCCGTCGTCTCGGGACACATCCGCGGCGAGACCAACACCCTCCCGTTGCACGTCGAGATCATGTACAACGAATACCAGTTCGTCGGCGCTTTCGCCGTGGCCTCTGTTCTGGCGTTGCTCGCCATCGTCACGCTGGTCCTGAAATCTTTCGTCGAATGGCGCTTCAGCGAGAACCGCTGA
- a CDS encoding sulfate/thiosulfate transporter subunit, which yields MSLFRRSSRSVLPGFGLTLGFTILYLSLIVLVPLSAAFIRTSGMSWADFADAVFSPRVLASYKISFGASFAAALINSVFGLIVAWVLSRYTFPGKKVVDALVDLPFALPTAVAGIALTAIYSKNGWVGRWLDPQGELFIKFFSKDGLLGKWFGFEFGGIQIAYAELGVFMALTFIGLPFVVRTLQPVIEELEPELEEASATLGANRWQTLRKVIFPQLVPALITGFALAFARALGEYGSVVFISGNMPMRTEITPLLIVTKLEQYDYAGATAIASVLLVASFVLLLVINLLQKWSRRHHAV from the coding sequence ATGTCACTTTTCCGCCGCTCTTCCCGTTCTGTTCTGCCCGGCTTCGGGCTCACGCTCGGCTTCACGATTCTCTACCTGAGCCTCATCGTGCTCGTGCCCTTGTCGGCGGCCTTCATCCGGACGTCGGGCATGTCGTGGGCCGACTTTGCCGATGCGGTCTTTTCGCCGCGCGTGCTCGCCTCGTACAAGATCAGTTTCGGCGCCTCGTTCGCCGCCGCGCTCATCAATTCCGTTTTCGGTCTCATTGTCGCCTGGGTGCTCAGCCGCTACACGTTTCCGGGGAAGAAAGTGGTGGATGCGCTCGTCGATCTTCCCTTCGCGCTCCCCACGGCCGTGGCCGGCATCGCCCTCACGGCGATCTATTCGAAAAACGGCTGGGTGGGCCGCTGGCTCGATCCGCAGGGTGAGCTGTTCATCAAATTTTTCTCCAAAGACGGTTTGCTCGGCAAATGGTTCGGTTTCGAGTTCGGGGGAATCCAGATCGCCTACGCCGAGCTCGGCGTGTTCATGGCCCTGACGTTCATCGGCCTGCCCTTTGTCGTCCGCACGCTCCAGCCCGTCATCGAGGAGCTGGAGCCGGAGCTGGAGGAAGCTTCGGCCACGCTCGGAGCCAACCGCTGGCAGACCCTCCGCAAGGTCATTTTCCCGCAACTCGTGCCGGCGCTGATCACTGGCTTCGCCCTGGCCTTCGCCCGGGCGCTCGGCGAATACGGTTCGGTCGTCTTTATCTCGGGCAACATGCCGATGCGCACGGAAATCACCCCGCTGCTGATCGTCACCAAACTCGAGCAGTACGACTACGCCGGCGCCACGGCCATCGCCAGCGTCCTGCTCGTGGCCTCGTTCGTCCTTCTGCTCGTGATCAACCTCCTGCAAAAATGGAGCCGCCGTCACCACGCCGTTTGA